Genomic segment of Mytilus edulis chromosome 12, xbMytEdul2.2, whole genome shotgun sequence:
GTATGATGCTGCTGCGGAGCTGCAAGTCTCCTAAGGTACTGTGCGTTAAAGCCAGATATTTTGAAAACTAGTTagaatttatatttgatattttatttcagaaCTTAAAAGCAAAGAACTTCGATTTGACTTTGCGAATCTTGCCCTGTCTGCCACACGTGGTCACATCGGGGACCCAATGAAAGACGCCATTGTAGTTAGCCATGCCTTTGCCATAAAAGATAATACTGAAAATAGGTACAAACTTTTAGCAAAGAGAACTAAATAAAAAGAGTTAATTAATGAAAGCAAAATAATAATTAgatgtaaataatataaaaataacatataatttaGCACTGGCTATATTATTGAAAAAACGAATTTAAGGCAtttctgtttatttgttttaataaatactGAGTAAATCCCGTCACAGAAATTATTGAAGCAAATAAGCATACTTAGAagtaattttatttgaaatttcatataaaaaaaacccaacaacataaAGTGACAAAGTAACTTTTgtgaaaaaagtatataaagTATAGTTAAAGGTACCATgcaggattatagtttagtacgacagacgcgcgtttcgtctactacactcatcattgacgctcatatcaaaatatgtataaaaccaaacaaatacaaagttgaagagcattgaagatccaaattCCAAAAgagttgtgacaaatacggctaaggtaatctatgccagggataagaaaatccttagtttttcgaaaaaatcaaagttttgtaaacaggaaatttataaaaatgaccattattgatatgcatgtcaacaccgaagtgttgactactaggctggtgataccttcggtgtcgaaacgcccaccagcagtggcatccacccagtggtgtaaatagttatcaaaggtaccaggattatagtttagtacgccagacgcgcgtttcgtctacattacactcatcattgacgctcatatcaaaatatttaaaacgccaaacaaaaacaaagttgaagagcattgaagatccaaaatttcaaaagagTTGTGctaaaatacggctaaggtaatctatgcctgggataagacaatccttagtttttcgaaaaaagttttgtaaacaggaaatttataaaaatgactacattattgatattcatgtcaacaccgactACTGGGCTAATGACATAAGTgaaattaaaatgattaaaatttattttctcaGTCAGCGTAACTCTGTGATACAGTTGTCTGACAAACCAGAAGAACTAATAAACTACAAAACGAAACCATGTCGGAAGAGGATATGTTCAGTAAAAACAAGGTAATGCTTCTAAAGATACACCAATATGTTATCATCtcagacaattttgtttttataatgtagcagaaatacataaaaaagaaaacaaaccagTTTAACCCCGCCGTGCATTATGcatgagcctgtcccaagtcagtagcctgctATTCAGTGTTTGTGTTATggtataatagtctcagatttAAAACTGGGATTTAATAGTCAATACTATTTTCCAGTTGTCCTCGTTTTATAATTTCATAATGTGAAAATCCTAATTAATTTATTTGCAAACTATTACAGCTGGACGCATTGCCCTGAAAAGTATATTGAGTTATGCCGCTTTACACATTTAaccaattaatttaaaaaaataaatgttttatacatCTACGATAGAACAGTATTCGAATGAATAAGCAAATGATACCTATACTAGTAATTAAGCGATGTTCATAGGGGAGCTTGATTTTTTGTATTAATTCAAGTAGGCAATTACCGGCTAACAACTACTCTAATATCTATATGTGAAGCACATACTTTTCCCGATGTCCGGAAACAAACAAAACAGGAGTTAGAAAAATCAAGTTATCGCCCCCCTTTTTTGATACGCCCGAACCGCATTTCTGGATTTGAAATTCTCAATTGTACAATCTTAATACCTGAAAGCAGATATTTAatgattaaaatgaaattaaagcacgattacatataaatatttaccTATTCAAAGCCATAGTTTGTTGCATTTTAAACACTTCTATATGCCATGTGATTGATTTAGACATATTTGAGGCCAGCTAATGCTTGAAATCCAGCataaagatttttaaatgttgcaAATGCAAATAGAACATGCGCTAGAAATAGACCGGTCGGTAAATTGTGAGATTGACAGGGGTTATATATCATGCCGAAattgcaagttaaaaaaaaacccaaaaaaaaacaatgtttaatcAATGCATTTCATATTAATGTAAATTATAACAGAAGAATAATTGTAAAATCACTCTTGGGGCCAACTTGAATCTATGTACTTTTGTACTTTTTTCTTACAGTAGAGAAAAAAGAGAGTTTGTATGTGAGTACTGTGGACGGAATTTCACCAAGTCGTACAATCTACTGATACACATTCGTACCCACACAGATGAACGTCCATTTTCATGTACAGTATGTTATAAACGGTTCCGCCGCCAGGACCATCTTCGTGATCACAGGTAAGAATTCTATAATTTAATTATATACTAAGTATTAAATTACAGCAAATTCCATAGTAAAATCGTCTTTTAGTATTAATTCAAGCTTACCCTATATGTGTTTAGGTGTCACGGAATAGCAGTTCCTTCATAATTTAAGTTCCAAAAGGAAGAACTATTcaggaatattatttccacaggaataattATTACAGTATAATAAGTATGTTCCatacggaataaatggtatagaatatttgttctaaCAGGAATAGACATTATAGTGCATCAAGTTTCAGTTAAATCGTGATTTGTAAATGTTCCTATGTTATCTAGTTTTTCGGAGGTCTCCTGTATTCATCCAGTTTTAGCTCAATCGTGATTTGCTGGTGCTCTTGTGTTTATTAAGTTTTAGCTCAATCGTGATTTGCAGGTGATCCTGTGTTTTTCCAGTTTTAGTTCAATCGTGATTTGCAGGTGCTCCTGTGTTTATCAAGTTTTAGCTCAATCGTGATTTGCAGGTGCTCCTGTATTCATCAAGTTTTTGCTCAATCGTGATTTGCAGGTGCTCCCGTGTTTATAAAATTTTAGCTCAATCGTGATTTGCAGATGCTCCTTGGTTTATCAAGTTTTAGCTCAATCGTGATATGCAGGTGCTCCTGTATTCATCAAGTTTTTGCTCAATCGTGATTTGCAGGTGCTCCCGTGTTTATAAAATTTTAGCTCAATCGTGATTTGCAGATGCTCCTTGGTTTATCAAGTTTTAGCTCAATCGTGATATGCAGGTGCTCCTGTGTTTATTAAGTTTTAGCTCAATCGTGATTTGCAGGTGCTCCTGTGTTTATTAAGTTTTAGCTTAATCGTGATTTGCAGGTGATCCTGTATTTATCCATTTTTAGCTCAATCGTGATTTGAAGGTGCTTCTGTGTTTTTCCAGTTTTAGCTCAATCGTGATTTGCAGGTGCTCCTGTGTTTATTAAGTTTTAGCTTAATCGTGATATGCAGGTGATCCTGTATTTATCCATTTTTAGCTCAATCGTGATTTGAAGGTGCTTCTGTGTTTTTCCAGTTTTAGCTCAATCGTGATTTGCAGGTGCTCCTGTATTTATCTAGTTGTAGCTAATCGTGATTTGCAGGTGGTCCTGTGTTTATCAAATTTTAGCTCAATCGTGATTTGCAGATTCTCCTTGGTTTATCAAGTTTTAGCTCAATCGTGATTTGCAGGTGCTCCTGTGTTTATCAAGTTTTAGCTCAATCGTGATTTGCAGGTGCTCCTGTGTTTATCAAGTTTTAGCTCAATCGTGATTTGCAGGTGCTCCTGTATTTATCCAGTTTTAGCTCAACCGTGATGTGCAGGGGTTTCTGTGTTTATCCAGTTTAAGCTCAATCACGAGGTGCAGGGTTTTCTGTGTTAATCCAGTTTAAGCTCAATCGTGATGTGCAGGGGTTTCTGTGTTTATCCAGTTTAAGCTCAATCACGAGGTGCAGGGGTTTCTGTGTTTATCCAGTTTAAGCTCAATCGTGATGTGCAGGTGTTTTTGTATGTTTCCAGTTTTAGCTCAATTTTACGAAGCTTTACATTAAAATCATCATAATCCGTGAGTGTTCTAGTGTTTATCAAGTATAAGTTCAACCATGATGCGTTCGAGTGCTccatcgaattaaaaaaaaaacgaaaaaaaacaacagaaaaaagaTTTACACATTTCAAGAATGTTATAATGAAAGAAATCAAAATATTCTCTTAGATACATCCACGCCAAAGAGAAACCTTTCAAGTGTTTAGTTTGTGGTAAAGGATTTTGTCAGGCACGGACTCTTAACGTTCACAAGGCAGTCCACACAAAGGTATGTACATGGAAATGGGGAACACCCAACATTTCAACACCTatacacatatttatatatacatatgaagGTAGTTTGATATAAACTCATTATATacaccaggattgaaatttcatatttacaccagacgtgcgtttcgtctacaaaaaactcgtCAGTTACGCTCgaatgaaaaattgttaaaaaggccaaataaagtacaaagttgaagagcattgaacccaaaatttctaaaaatgtgTACCTTCATTTTTTCGACTTAAAACTACATTCCATTTGAACCAACATATTTTGTTCTAATTTTGTAACCAAAAATCAAACCTTCCTTGCTGTCATATCTGAAACAAAATCTTATCTCTCAGTCTGTCGTAAATATTTTGTGCTAAATCTACAGTTATGCATCACACACTGTCAGTTTGATTTCTGTAAGCAATTACAAAGATTGTCATGCAATAATCAAATACAATATTATGACAGATAAATCATAGAGCATTTTCTATCATTACCCACCCGCATATCCAGTCACGGACACGGACATTACATTCGTGATGCCACTGGCTGATAAGAGCCACATAATTATTTAAGCAATCCGTGTAACAAATGATCAGACATCTTATAAAGAATAGACTACGGCAATCAAATGTCACACACTTTCTTAATTAATATTGAATTTATACAGTAAATGAGATAAAGctatttgatattgaaaaaacaCTATCTAAGTAATTTGGGCCCTTTACAGCTGAGTATGCGGAATGGATTTAGCTCATTAATGAAAGCCGAACTGAaacatatagttgttaaattctatgtcatttggtctctggtggagaaaaagttctcattggcaatttattatttttcttattttcatatagagCTGTTAAATGATGTATAAAAGCACTGCAATCACTGTGATTAAactatttaatataatttgtagAAGAAAGAGAACAAAGAACAATGACCGACAACTGATATATAATATGGACAACGACCAGATACAGCAATATTTCCATTCCATGTGGACCACGATGAAAGTGTTTGGACtggtcaaaaaaatatttgaattcagCAACAGGCAGATGAAAAGGATTTTGCAAATAGAGACAAAAGACTGATTATTATCTTAAAAACAATTGTTGTTTTGAACCATTAACTCTTTTCTAGTTGTATTGTACATCATAAAAcagaaatataacaatatcataaAATTAAATTTGCTCAACACTTGTTTCTTATAATGACATTCTTAGATACACTTCACAACAAAAAATAGGAGGCATGGAAATAGAAGGCACCCCTTCTATATCTACCTGTATTTACATTCATTATGGTCACTAACGCCTTTTAAAAGCTATAGTCATATGACATGTGTCAGATGGAAATCGACCTTAtacaagtacatatatatatggctatgattgattttgaaacattCAAATACGAAATAAGAGGTGAGCTTAGGTCTATTTCAAAGTTCTTACATTTACTATATTCAAATagttttcaaacagttacagGCATTGTATATAGACTTTTCAACCTGAAAAAGGTTGACAAATGTGTTGATATGTTCAGTTGCATCAGATCGATTTTTCTTTAATACAGCTATTAATATATTACAGTGTTTATAAGCTATTTCTCAGCTTATAACAATAATGCAGTTGTTAGGTCTGATTCACTCTCTAAGTTGTCTCTTTTTTGTGGGGCCTTTGTGGTCTAAGTAGCTCTAGCCTATCAACTCAAGAATTATCAATTTCTTGCCTAGTGTCTGTTGTTCTCCCCGGGTATTCTGGCTTCCTCTAACAAAATCAACTGTCCGCAACACTATAGCCAATAGAGCTTTAAGTAGTAtttaacactaacactaacaaaTCAACCAaccattatatttttttcctgaatATAATATGACAGAGCTATACAAACTGTTTAAGTATATGTAGCAAACAGCAAGTAAGAACAATAGGCATTGTATCTTATGCAAATTTGTGTGGTTTTAGTGCAATTGATAAATTgttcccctaacctggaacagtggtataacagtacaacataagctctggtaaaaaaatttaaataattcttttaGTACATATTAttctgtaaatattttgtcaacattCCTAACTGTATTCTATAATACGCCATGGTTTGATTGGTGcataaaaatacatgtactattaccatgattacaaaaTCAGAAGaattacaggggcggatccagccattttaaaaaggggggttcctaacccaggacaaagggggggggggggttccaattacatgtccccattcaaatgcattgatcgtcccaaaaaaagggggggttccaacccccagaaccccccctctggatccgcgcctgaattaTATATTTGTCTTGCCTATGCTGAACTCATAACTGGACCCTTGCCAAAATCTGTTCATTGCATATTGTTAAGTCTTACAAAGCTTTCAATTAATACATTTCTATCTGTTTCATTGAGAATATTAAATGGACGAGAATAGTATATAATAGCTTTATCTCCATCTTCCAGTTCCTTATTAGCTGCTAATTTTATATAATGTTGTCTTGAAATTTCCAGTACAGTAACAAATacctgaaaataaaacaacaaatgttaaatatataCTAGACATCactgagatgggagccatctctgtgggtcCTGCTGTAAATAACAGGTTACTATTTGACTATTGAACATTAAATTGACCAAaaatggcaataactcctgaaggggtcaattgacaatttttgccatgttgacttatttgtagatcttactttgctgaacattattgctgtttacagtttatatctatctataataatattcaaaattatataataaccaaaaactgcaaaatttccttaaaattaacaattcaggggcagcaacccaacaaagggtggtctgattcatctgaaaatttcagggcagatagttatgaatttgatgaacatttttacccagatttgctctaaatgcttcattTTGGAGATATAAGctcaaaactgcatttgacccctatgttctaaatTCATTTCAGACTAGGGCAAATTCCACGTGAAGTTGATAGTACATGTAAGAGTATGAAATGATGTTTTATACTGTTTTCAAGTCTTTAACACatctataattttattatatgccATACATTTTGAATTCTCTggattatgttgttttaaaatctGGAGTGCTAACATAAGACAGCATAATAAACAGCTGCCTAAAAGTGAATATACAGGTCATATTGTCTGGTTGTCTACTCCTATAAAATTTTGATTCATTACAGTTCCTGACATGTAAAAGGAAGCTAAAGCTGATCAAACTACGATTGAGTAATACAAACAAAATGATTGCATATCTGACATGGCATTTCAGAGGGGGAAGCTGGACCTTTTTCGAGACGTCAggatcaggtttttttttagctcaagatttcaagatttattttttcaggatccaggaattcttattttgaatttttggatGTCagcatttaatatttttaaattcgGGACATcatgatttcatgtttttaagcccgagATTTGGGGATCAGGACCCCTCATTTCAGGGTAGCTGAGATAAAATCATAGTACTTACCATAGTGCCTTTAACAATCATCCCTGTCATTTTATATTGATCTGTATCACAGTCCTTTGTTACAAATTTGTGGAGATCTAACAAGAGTTCTCCTGCATGCTGTCCTAAAACTGCCCTATTCAGTAACAGTTCTATTTTTGGTGCATTTTCACTAGAATCTGAACTGTTTGATGACCTCATTGAAGAAAATGAACTAGTGCTTGTGTATGCTTCTCCATCAGAATCAGATGAATCCAAATCTATTTGATGTCTACTTTTCTTTACCTGTGcagattataaaaaaagaactaaattttaGTGGCATCGGGACCAAGAGTGGGAGAGACATTTAAGGTCAAGGTACAgaatatagtattagaaaaacagaccaaaacacaaaaaaattaacattgaccaaagaaccatgaatatgaggtcagGGACAAATGACACCTGCAAAacagacatgaacaccttacaactattccatacactaaataaagttgacctatggcttatagtattagaaaaatagaccaaaacacaaaaacttaacattgaccaatgaagcgagaaaatgaggtcaaggtcaaatgaaacctgccagactgacatgtatcccttacaatcattccatacatcacaTATAGCTGACCTACTGCTTGTGTAGTATTCGAGAAACAGACCTAAACAcgtaactttaaccttgatcactgatccatgaaatgaagctGAGGTCAGGTGAACCCTGTCTGATGGACATGTAGACGTTGCAAGGAAcccatataccatgtataccgaatatagttatcctattactcataaaaagtgtgaaaaaactatattttttttcaagcagtcgctgaaccatgaaaatgaggtcaatgacttatgacagacagaaacttcgtaacataaggtatctgcatacaaagtatgaagcataccccacgtccacttgtatttttgtccatctgatgagttaagcctttttcaactgatttttatagttcgttcttatgttgtactgttataccactgtcccaggttaggggagggttgggatcccgctaacatgtttgaccccgccacatttttatctatgtgcctgtaattcagtggttgtcatttgtttatgtgttacatatttgtttttcgttcatttttttacataaataaggccattagttttctcgtttgaattgttttacattgtcttatcagggccttttatagctcactatgcggtatgagctttgctcattgttgaaggccgtacggtgacctatagttgttaatgtctgtgtcattttggtcttttgtggatagttgtctcattggcaatcataccacatctttttttttacactgtCTTCTGAAacataaagctttatacaaatagtttacgacgCTGCCGCAGGATAGTAATACCTATGTCTCACTTCTGCGACGCAGGCCAGACAACAACACtacatcaattataaaaaaatgaatagctaaaatataacacttttttatttataatgtccAAAGTTAATGTTGTCTCCACATCTCCTCATTCTGGGTTGCATGTGTGGGTTTTGTTATTAGGTTATTAAAGACAAAAttgtaaaaagtgaatataaCAGACAACATAAGGCACAGGATTTTTGGTGCAGTGTATAAATTAGCCAGCTAAAAAGTCGACTAAAAGATAGCATGAAAGAACCTAATGATAAATCTATACTATAAATTGTCTGCAATTTTTCTGAGCTTGAATTTTTTCTAAGTCAGGTTTTCTTTAagtctacattttaaaatattgttgataGTCATCAGTGGGGGAGTGGTCCAGATCACGAAATACAGGGCtgtaaaacatgaaatcctgaggtcccgaatttaaagaaatttaaatccagacatcctgaaattcgaaaaaaagaattcctggatccAGAAAGGATCAATCCTGAAATCCAGTGCTTTAAAACACCTGATCCCGAAGTACTGATAAAGGTCCTTCCCCCTTCATCAGTTACAAAAGCTCACTAGACCAGCTGATTCAGTGATACATGTACCTTCGAGCTCACTAGACCAACTGATTCAGTGATACATGCACCTTTGAGCTCACTAGACCAGCTGATTCAGTGATACATGTACCTTCGAGCTCACTAGACCAGCTGATTCAGTAATACATGTACCTTCGAGCTCACTAGACCAGCTGATTCAGTGATACATGTACCTTCGAGCTCACCAGACCAGCTCattaagtgatacatgtaccttcGGGCTCACTAGACCAGCTGATTCAATGATACATGTACCTTCGTGCTCACTAGACCAGCTGATTCAGTGATACATGTACCTTCAGGGTCACTAGACCAGCTGATTCAGTGATACATGTACCTTCGAGCTCACTAGACCAGCTGATTCAGTGATACATGTACCTTCGGGGTCACTAGACCAGCTGATTCAGTGATACATGTACCTTCGAACTCACTAGACCAGCTGATTCAgtgatacattgtacatgtactttcGAAGTCACTAGACCAGCTGATTCAGTAATACATGTACCTTCGAGCTCACTAGACCAGCTGTTTCAGTGATACATGTACCTTTGGGGTCACTAGACCAGCTGATTCAGTGATACATGTACCTCCGAACTCACTAGACCAGCTGATTCAGTGATACATGTACTTTCGAACTCATTAGACCAGCTGATTCAGTGATACATGTACCTTCGAGCTCACTAGACCAGCTGATTCAGTGATACATGTACCTTCGAGCTCACTAGACCAGCTGATTCAGTGATACATGTACCTTCGGGCTCACTAGACCAGCTGATTCAGTGATACATGTACCTTCGAGCTCACTAGACCAGCTGATTCAGTGATACATGTACCTTTGGGGACAATAGACCAGCTGATTCAGTGATACATGTACCTTCGAGCTCACTAGACCAGCTGATTCAGTGATACATGTACCTTCGAGCTCACTACACCAGCTGATTCAGTGATACATGTACCTTCAAGCTCACTAGACCAGCTGATTCAGTGATACATGTACCTTCGAGCTCACTTGACCAGCTGATTCAGTGATACATGTACCTTCGGGCTCACTAGACCAGCTGATTCAGTGATACATGTACCTTCAGGCTCACAAGACCAGCTGATTCAGTGATACATGTACCTTCGAACTCACTAGATCAGCTGATTCAGTGATACATGTACCTTCGAGCTCACTAGACCAGCTGATTCAGTGAAACATGTACCTTCGGGGTCACTAGACCAGCTGATTCAGTGATACATGTACCTTCAAACTCACTAGACCAGCTGATTCAGTGATACATGTACCTTTGAGCTCACTAGACCAGCTGATTCAGTGATACATGTACCTTCGAGCTCACTAGACCAGCTGATTCAGTGATACATGTACCTTCGAGCTCACTTGACCAGCTGATTCAGTGATACATGTACCTTTGGGTTGAATAATTTCAGTCAATTATACAAACTATCTACGTTACCAgtcgcggatccagagggggggttccggggggttggaaccccccctttttttgaacgatcaatgcatttgaatggggacatgtaattggaaccccctttgtcctgggttaggaacccccctttttaaaatggctggatccgcccctggttacATATAAAGTTGCTATAGATTTTGTCAGGAAACCTGATTGTAAATTGAGAAAAACACATAGATTACCTGTACAACAGACACAACTCTCTTACGATCTATTGAAGATTTTGTAAATACTCCATGTTTAAATAAACGAATATCTGGTTGGGAAATAACGTTATCTAGACCTCCTAAATTTTTCCATGTTGACTGATCTGATTTGGAAATGCCTAATctgaaataaattaaac
This window contains:
- the LOC139499582 gene encoding protein odd-skipped-related 1-like yields the protein MSAVLFKLHMLPVAVKRLYSIIMTDPTYMCPTMKMHMYMYHLRVTHLQSRDCTRDKTNYFPLQSLIKYVSCSKSNQTNLETVNNLDICLPDNTELKSKELRFDFANLALSATRGHIGDPMKDAIVVSHAFAIKDNTENSQRNSVIQLSDKPEELINYKTKPCRKRICSVKTSREKREFVCEYCGRNFTKSYNLLIHIRTHTDERPFSCTVCYKRFRRQDHLRDHRYIHAKEKPFKCLVCGKGFCQARTLNVHKAVHTKKKENKEQ
- the LOC139499580 gene encoding uncharacterized protein, which codes for MARPPRTSSLPDLSRDFTKLALTNIDEREFVQKSEFFKQRPYSSQVPFSYKCVSKWERRTVEDVLKIYYNDHFCGSPSDVMNRIGFVGNLSKEQKEYIETIKKYLHIDVGDGELSEVYIANVPRDRLIVDSNIKEIFENLDNEKEEHIRSRVYKFLCSITDLLDALKVCTNISDAYDGGHYTTLFSTFAELCCLNAKLGISKSDQSTWKNLGGLDNVISQPDIRLFKHGVFTKSSIDRKRVVSVVQVKKSRHQIDLDSSDSDGEAYTSTSSFSSMRSSNSSDSSENAPKIELLLNRAVLGQHAGELLLDLHKFVTKDCDTDQYKMTGMIVKGTMVFVTVLEISRQHYIKLAANKELEDGDKAIIYYSRPFNILNETDRNVLIESFVRLNNMQ